A region from the Salidesulfovibrio onnuriiensis genome encodes:
- a CDS encoding iron-containing alcohol dehydrogenase has translation MLHFDYYMPTRILFGPGKIEELGKTPFLPKGKNAMVVIGESGIMLKLGYLPRVQGFLSEHGVRSIVFDRVRPNPESDSVEEAARICREKKVDMIVGLGGGSTIDAAKAIALLAANEGELWDYVATGSGKNKTPENNALPLIAIPTTAGTGTEVTPGAVITKTGSREKIGIRHESMYPALAMVDPDLMRSMPPFLTATTAMDAFFHAVESYLSTVRSPSADLLALEAIHLICHYLPRAVEEGNDEESRIALAWASTAAGLCLSQAVAISQHSMEHALSAFYSELPHGAGLVMLSKAYFSFLAEQNVEKLGDLSMAMADSIGFELPEEQSIEAFVPILEEFIRSIGLGEMKLSDFGMTAEDIPALTDCAFDTMGRLFEITPVKMSKEDVVAIFQYALQ, from the coding sequence ATGCTTCATTTTGATTACTATATGCCCACCCGCATCCTGTTCGGACCGGGAAAGATCGAGGAACTGGGCAAGACCCCGTTCCTGCCCAAAGGCAAAAACGCCATGGTCGTCATCGGCGAATCCGGCATCATGCTGAAGCTCGGCTACCTGCCCCGCGTTCAGGGCTTTCTTTCCGAGCATGGCGTCCGCTCCATCGTCTTCGACAGAGTGCGCCCCAACCCGGAATCCGATTCCGTGGAAGAGGCGGCCCGCATCTGCCGAGAAAAGAAGGTGGACATGATCGTCGGCCTGGGCGGCGGCTCCACCATCGACGCGGCCAAGGCGATCGCCCTGCTGGCCGCCAACGAGGGAGAACTCTGGGACTACGTTGCGACGGGCTCCGGCAAGAACAAGACGCCGGAGAACAACGCCCTGCCCCTCATCGCCATCCCCACGACTGCGGGCACCGGCACGGAAGTAACCCCGGGGGCGGTGATCACCAAGACCGGTTCCAGGGAAAAAATAGGGATCCGGCATGAGTCCATGTACCCGGCTCTGGCCATGGTGGACCCCGACCTCATGCGTTCCATGCCCCCATTCCTGACGGCCACGACCGCCATGGATGCATTTTTCCATGCCGTGGAGTCCTACCTTTCCACCGTGCGTTCCCCCAGCGCAGACCTGCTGGCACTCGAGGCCATTCACCTCATCTGCCACTACCTCCCCCGCGCCGTCGAAGAAGGGAATGACGAGGAATCCCGCATCGCCCTGGCCTGGGCCAGCACTGCGGCTGGGCTCTGCCTCTCGCAGGCCGTGGCCATTTCCCAGCACTCCATGGAGCACGCACTGTCCGCGTTTTATTCCGAGCTGCCGCATGGCGCGGGACTGGTCATGCTCTCCAAGGCATACTTCAGCTTCCTGGCCGAACAAAACGTGGAAAAACTCGGCGACCTGAGCATGGCCATGGCCGACTCCATCGGCTTCGAACTGCCTGAGGAACAATCGATTGAGGCCTTTGTCCCCATCCTGGAAGAGTTCATCCGCTCCATCGGGCTCGGCGAAATGAAGCTTTCGGATTTCGGCATGACCGCCGAAGATATTCCCGCCCTGACAGACTGCGCCTTCGACACCATGGGCAGGCTCTTCGAGATCACCCCTGTGAAAATGAGCAAGGAAGACGTCGTGGCCATTTTCCAGTACGCCCTTCAATAG
- a CDS encoding NfeD family protein encodes MGDWIAGLNGLDIFFLICALVGGIPILIRFLMLFMGVDFAGDDMLDADFESGDGGDGFDPDASLRFISLHGLTSFLMMFGLVGYALYRQSQVGAAYSLIGGTVAGFVSFWVIAKIFKLIAGLQSSGTLEISTTLGCEGQVYLTIPPNDTGQVTVQVDNRLREFSAASETNEEIKTGTRIQVVRISGNILIVKPIQ; translated from the coding sequence ATGGGTGACTGGATTGCAGGGCTGAACGGCCTTGATATCTTTTTCCTCATCTGCGCCCTGGTGGGCGGAATCCCCATCCTCATCAGGTTCCTGATGCTGTTCATGGGGGTGGACTTTGCCGGCGACGACATGTTGGACGCCGATTTTGAATCCGGAGACGGCGGTGACGGCTTCGACCCGGACGCCAGCCTCAGGTTCATCTCCCTGCATGGACTGACATCCTTCCTCATGATGTTCGGCCTTGTGGGGTACGCCCTGTACCGGCAAAGCCAGGTCGGAGCAGCCTATTCGCTTATTGGCGGAACCGTCGCTGGCTTTGTCAGCTTCTGGGTCATCGCCAAGATATTCAAGCTGATCGCCGGGCTTCAGAGCAGCGGGACCCTTGAGATATCAACCACGCTCGGCTGTGAGGGGCAGGTCTACCTGACCATCCCGCCAAACGATACCGGACAGGTGACCGTTCAGGTGGACAACCGGCTGCGCGAATTCAGTGCGGCCTCGGAAACCAATGAAGAGATCAAAACAGGAACACGGATCCAGGTTGTTCGGATTAGTGGCAACATCCTGATAGTAAAACCAATTCAATAA
- a CDS encoding protein-disulfide reductase DsbD family protein, producing MSLFLKLSKKSVYFILVALLFLHSWTGLASAQFHAQELPLKTAWKLYTLDPAKGNSGNLLAVLTVTFEDGWHTYAHTPGDLGKPTILRVQTTDGLPLSVQYPTAISTSDTLNPQAMVNIYEGEVRFYIPIPENTDDSFTLLAELQMLLCSDTQCMPARIELPFKSNPEAPQPLSRAEDQPWWPDYLQSNSEASSATSTQQSAPHQTRIEGIQWDFTPSYAQPALEVDGLLTAILLGLLAGLILNAMPCVLPVISLKLGSVLAGCAHEDEHERQRVFRTHNILFSLGIMTWFVILALVLGVTGQAWGEIFQQSWMIMVLTAVVFALSLSLFGLYSLPIIDLKFDQETRNPKMQAYFTGLLATLLATPCSGPFLGGVLGWALTRPPLVIVSVFLSIGLGMALPYLTLTVFPSLVRFLPRPGPWVQAVEKVVAFFLAGTCIYLINILPDSRLIPMLLLLWLTVPAAWLWGKAGPALPGMKRWGLRLAGLFLFVIALCWALTPKDNEVHWQKFQAHELAEQLGKTTMLIDFTADWCPTCKVIERTVLTPDNLAEWKHKYDVAFIRVDLTEDNPEGERLLHALGSKSIPVAALFSAGEDAHKPVVLRDVFTASQLENLLESYKK from the coding sequence ATGTCACTTTTTTTAAAATTATCCAAAAAATCAGTCTATTTCATACTCGTTGCGCTGCTGTTTCTGCACTCCTGGACCGGGCTTGCCAGCGCCCAGTTCCATGCACAGGAACTGCCCCTTAAAACCGCATGGAAACTCTACACCCTCGACCCGGCAAAAGGAAATTCCGGCAATCTCCTGGCCGTCCTAACCGTGACATTCGAAGACGGCTGGCACACTTATGCCCACACTCCGGGAGACCTGGGGAAACCCACCATCCTTCGCGTGCAAACAACAGACGGCCTGCCCCTGTCCGTCCAGTACCCCACAGCCATAAGCACTTCCGACACCCTCAACCCGCAGGCCATGGTCAATATCTACGAAGGCGAAGTCCGATTCTACATCCCCATCCCGGAAAACACCGACGATTCGTTCACCCTGCTCGCCGAACTGCAAATGCTGCTCTGCTCGGACACGCAATGCATGCCAGCCCGAATCGAATTGCCGTTTAAAAGCAACCCAGAAGCGCCGCAACCGCTTTCCCGGGCCGAAGACCAGCCATGGTGGCCCGACTACCTGCAAAGCAACTCCGAGGCCTCGTCAGCCACATCCACACAACAGTCCGCCCCCCACCAAACGAGAATAGAAGGCATCCAATGGGACTTCACCCCATCCTATGCCCAGCCCGCCCTAGAGGTGGACGGCCTGCTGACGGCCATCCTGCTGGGGCTGCTGGCAGGGCTCATCCTCAACGCCATGCCCTGCGTGCTGCCGGTGATCAGCCTGAAACTGGGCAGTGTACTGGCCGGTTGCGCCCATGAAGACGAGCATGAACGCCAACGAGTATTTCGCACCCACAACATTCTCTTTTCCCTGGGCATCATGACCTGGTTCGTGATCCTGGCCCTGGTGCTGGGCGTCACCGGCCAGGCCTGGGGAGAAATATTCCAGCAATCCTGGATGATCATGGTGCTTACTGCTGTTGTCTTTGCCCTGAGCCTGAGCCTCTTCGGCCTATACTCCCTGCCCATCATTGATCTGAAATTCGACCAGGAGACACGAAACCCCAAGATGCAGGCCTACTTCACAGGGCTGTTGGCCACCCTGCTGGCCACCCCGTGCAGCGGTCCGTTCCTGGGCGGCGTTCTAGGCTGGGCTTTGACGCGTCCTCCCCTAGTCATCGTGTCCGTCTTCCTGAGCATCGGTCTGGGCATGGCCCTCCCCTATCTGACCCTGACCGTTTTTCCCAGCTTGGTGCGTTTCCTGCCCAGGCCCGGGCCCTGGGTGCAAGCCGTGGAAAAAGTCGTGGCCTTCTTCCTTGCGGGCACCTGCATCTATCTCATCAACATCCTGCCCGACTCCAGGTTGATTCCCATGCTTCTGCTCCTGTGGCTCACGGTTCCCGCTGCCTGGCTCTGGGGCAAGGCCGGGCCGGCACTTCCGGGCATGAAGCGCTGGGGGCTGCGGCTTGCAGGCCTGTTCCTCTTCGTCATCGCGCTCTGCTGGGCGCTCACCCCCAAAGACAACGAGGTTCACTGGCAAAAATTCCAGGCCCATGAACTGGCCGAACAATTGGGTAAAACCACCATGCTTATCGATTTCACGGCCGACTGGTGCCCCACCTGCAAGGTTATCGAACGAACCGTACTGACTCCGGACAATCTCGCCGAATGGAAGCATAAATACGACGTCGCCTTTATCCGGGTGGACCTGACCGAGGACAACCCGGAAGGAGAACGGCTGCTCCACGCCCTGGGCAGCAAAAGCATTCCCGTTGCGGCCTTGTTCAGCGCTGGAGAGGACGCGCACAAGCCTGTGGTGCTCCGCGACGTGTTCACGGCTTCCCAGCTTGAAAACTTGCTGGAATCGTATAAGAAGTAG